One Peribacillus simplex NBRC 15720 = DSM 1321 genomic region harbors:
- the nirD gene encoding nitrite reductase small subunit NirD, whose translation MGKTLQKIKVSTVNEMPKNLGKTVTIGYYEIALFHLANGEFRAIENRCPHKGGVLVEGIVSGDHVFCPMHDWKISVKNGEVQKPDNGCVKTFNVEIEDGNVYIVL comes from the coding sequence ATGGGGAAAACTCTTCAAAAGATAAAGGTTTCAACAGTAAATGAGATGCCAAAAAACCTAGGAAAAACAGTAACCATAGGCTATTATGAAATTGCTCTTTTTCATTTAGCAAATGGTGAATTCCGGGCTATTGAAAATCGTTGCCCACATAAAGGTGGAGTTCTGGTGGAAGGCATTGTGAGTGGTGATCACGTCTTTTGCCCGATGCATGACTGGAAAATCAGTGTCAAAAATGGAGAAGTCCAAAAACCTGATAATGGTTGCGTAAAGACATTCAATGTTGAAATAGAAGATGGTAATGTTTATATCGTTTTATAA
- a CDS encoding family 14 glycosylhydrolase, with translation MNKLSVGVFTFMLYFVPLSSTSSGLAEVKPDYKLYVMAPLGEITDWEAFEAELTQLKENGVYAITTDIWWGLVESKKDNQFDWSYYKKYGETVRASGLKWVPILSTHQCGGNVGDDCNYPIPSWLWNKDTAENMAFKSESGFWNKEVLAPWWEGTAEQYNELYKSFAENFADKKDLIAKIYLSAGPAGELRYPSYQNADGWDYPERGQLQVYTEGAKRDFRLAMREKYSTIKKLNAAWGKTYKNWNEIQPPGNGDEFFTKGGAIDTQFGYDFMQWYQGALEKHLAKISKFAHKHFDKVFGVPIGAKISGVHWKMNDPVLPHSAEYSAGYYNYSQLLNQFKKSNMALTFTCLEMGDQDAHTAPSYSAPKTLVTHIASLANEKGISLNGENALPLINNEGGFDNIAEMVFNHGFEGFTLLRMSYLFDDEGNPTNEFRMMADKLEGKSIPVTFTVENVPATQGVYLIGDRGEIGRWNPEDYEYKLSQSTEGSWSGTFRLTADRFYEFKFVMKDENGNITWQEGENNSYKTPLNGEGNYKTSW, from the coding sequence ATGAACAAATTATCTGTTGGCGTTTTTACCTTTATGCTGTATTTTGTTCCTTTATCAAGTACTTCATCTGGATTAGCAGAAGTAAAACCAGATTACAAGCTTTATGTGATGGCCCCATTGGGTGAAATAACAGATTGGGAGGCATTCGAAGCAGAGCTGACCCAGTTAAAGGAAAATGGAGTATATGCAATAACGACAGATATCTGGTGGGGATTAGTCGAGAGTAAAAAAGATAATCAGTTTGATTGGTCCTATTATAAAAAATATGGGGAAACAGTGAGAGCTTCCGGTTTAAAATGGGTGCCCATTTTGTCTACACATCAATGCGGAGGTAATGTGGGGGATGATTGTAACTATCCCATCCCAAGTTGGCTCTGGAATAAAGACACTGCAGAGAACATGGCATTCAAGAGTGAAAGTGGTTTCTGGAATAAGGAAGTACTTGCTCCTTGGTGGGAAGGTACAGCCGAACAGTACAACGAATTGTATAAATCCTTTGCAGAGAATTTTGCTGATAAGAAGGATCTAATAGCTAAAATATATCTAAGTGCAGGACCAGCTGGGGAACTAAGATACCCCTCTTATCAAAATGCTGATGGCTGGGATTATCCTGAAAGGGGACAGCTTCAAGTTTATACAGAAGGAGCAAAACGGGATTTCAGGCTTGCCATGAGAGAAAAATATTCAACGATAAAAAAATTAAATGCTGCTTGGGGCAAAACGTATAAAAACTGGAATGAGATACAGCCGCCAGGAAACGGGGATGAATTTTTCACCAAGGGCGGAGCAATCGATACACAATTTGGATACGACTTCATGCAGTGGTATCAAGGGGCACTCGAAAAGCATCTTGCAAAAATCTCTAAATTTGCCCATAAACATTTTGATAAAGTCTTTGGCGTGCCAATTGGAGCTAAAATCTCAGGAGTCCATTGGAAAATGAATGATCCAGTACTGCCGCATTCAGCAGAGTATAGTGCCGGGTACTATAACTACTCCCAATTATTGAATCAATTCAAGAAATCAAATATGGCCCTCACGTTCACCTGTTTGGAAATGGGAGATCAAGACGCACATACTGCACCATCCTATAGTGCTCCTAAAACGTTGGTGACGCATATTGCCTCTCTAGCTAATGAAAAAGGAATTTCCTTAAACGGGGAAAATGCACTCCCGCTGATCAACAATGAAGGGGGCTTTGACAATATAGCAGAAATGGTTTTTAACCATGGTTTTGAGGGATTTACCTTGCTAAGGATGTCCTATTTATTCGACGATGAAGGAAATCCAACAAATGAGTTCAGGATGATGGCTGATAAATTGGAAGGCAAGTCGATTCCAGTTACATTCACAGTTGAAAATGTACCTGCCACACAGGGAGTTTACTTAATTGGGGATAGAGGTGAAATCGGCAGATGGAATCCTGAAGATTACGAATATAAACTCAGTCAAAGTACAGAAGGCAGTTGGAGTGGAACATTCCGCTTAACTGCAGATCGATTCTATGAATTCAAGTTCGTCATGAAAGATGAAAATGGAAATATCACTTGGCAAGAAGGGGAAAATAATAGTTATAAAACCCCTTTGAATGGAGAAGGAAACTATAAAACTTCATGGTAA
- a CDS encoding SRPBCC family protein: MSLTVSQEFNFKSPIEKVWLALTDANTLAKWVMANDIKPVVGHKFQFRNEQWNLIIDSEVLEVEEPYKLSYTWIGGGINTTVTWTLKHEDGTTFLHLEQTGFEKEDQAFNGAKYGWAKMGEDLKKLLEEK; encoded by the coding sequence ATGAGTTTAACAGTATCACAAGAGTTTAATTTTAAGAGCCCGATCGAGAAGGTATGGCTCGCCTTAACGGATGCAAATACTCTCGCGAAATGGGTAATGGCTAATGATATTAAACCTGTCGTAGGACATAAATTTCAGTTTCGGAATGAACAGTGGAATTTAATTATTGATTCCGAAGTTCTTGAAGTGGAGGAGCCTTATAAGTTATCTTACACTTGGATAGGTGGTGGGATAAACACTACAGTCACATGGACATTAAAGCACGAGGATGGAACAACCTTCTTACATCTTGAACAAACAGGATTCGAAAAAGAAGATCAAGCGTTCAATGGTGCTAAATATGGTTGGGCGAAAATGGGCGAAGATCTTAAAAAATTGCTAGAGGAAAAATAA
- the nirB gene encoding nitrite reductase large subunit NirB, whose protein sequence is MAKQKLALIGNGMAGVRCIEEILKIQPERFEVTVFGSESHPNYDRIQLSNVLQGATTIDDITINDWNWYKENNITLFSGETVTNIDTTKQIIYSDANREVQYDQLILATGSIPFILPIKGADKKGVTAFRNIEDCEKMIEYSKNNKKAAVIGGGLLGLEAARGLLNLGMQVDVIHLSEYLMDRQLDPTAGKMLQRELESQGMNFHLGKQTQEVLGEIGVKGLRFSDGEEISADLVVMAVGIKPNVQMAQNCGIPVNRGIIVDDYMETRIPNIYAVGECAEHREMVYGLVAPLYEQGKVLAKRICELDGKAYEGSVLSTKLKVSGVDVFSAGEIFEDEKAKSIKEFNEWNGTYKKVMIRNGKISGAVLFGDTKESNNLLSMINKNADVSEYLKVGTSGEPSVSLVASMSHEEIVCGCNGVTKGDIVTAIESNGLTSIEEVKGCTNASRSCGGCKPLVADILELTLGAEFSELNQKESICACTTLSRDEVVAEIREKNLTHTREVMNVLGWNTSDGCSKCKPALNYYLGMIHPVEYEDEKESRYVNERLHANIQKDGTFSVVPRMYGGVTNPDQLRKIANVADKYNVKLLKVTGGQRIDLFGVDKEDLPKVWADLDMPSGYAYGKTLRTVKTCVGENFCRFGTQDSIGLGIALEKKFERVGTPHKVKMAVSACPRNCAESGIKDLGVVGVDGAWEIYIGGNGGTHLRAAELLCKVKTSDEVIEITGAYIQHYRETANYLERTSVWVERVGFDTIKTIIGDKQKRIELNQRLDEALSVLQEPWKEIIESNAIQTGLFQKVKIPAISNK, encoded by the coding sequence ATGGCTAAGCAGAAATTGGCACTAATTGGGAATGGTATGGCTGGAGTAAGATGTATAGAAGAAATTTTGAAAATTCAACCAGAAAGGTTTGAGGTGACTGTCTTCGGAAGTGAGTCACATCCGAATTATGATCGAATCCAACTATCGAATGTATTGCAAGGGGCTACGACGATAGATGATATTACAATAAATGATTGGAACTGGTACAAAGAGAACAATATTACACTTTTTTCAGGTGAAACGGTCACAAACATCGACACCACAAAGCAAATCATATATTCAGACGCAAATCGTGAAGTCCAATATGATCAATTAATTTTAGCTACCGGATCAATCCCTTTCATACTACCGATAAAGGGGGCTGACAAAAAAGGAGTGACAGCCTTTCGAAATATTGAAGATTGCGAAAAAATGATTGAATATTCAAAAAATAATAAAAAGGCTGCAGTCATTGGTGGTGGATTACTGGGTCTTGAAGCAGCCAGGGGTCTTTTGAATCTAGGAATGCAGGTAGATGTTATTCACCTTTCAGAATATTTGATGGATAGGCAGTTAGATCCAACAGCAGGAAAAATGCTGCAAAGGGAACTTGAAAGCCAGGGAATGAATTTTCATCTTGGGAAACAGACTCAGGAGGTTTTAGGTGAAATTGGTGTCAAAGGATTACGCTTTAGTGATGGCGAGGAAATCAGCGCTGATTTAGTGGTCATGGCAGTTGGGATTAAACCAAATGTTCAAATGGCCCAAAATTGCGGCATCCCTGTCAATCGAGGAATTATCGTGGACGATTATATGGAGACAAGGATCCCGAATATTTATGCGGTTGGTGAATGTGCGGAACACCGTGAGATGGTGTATGGTTTGGTCGCTCCCCTTTATGAACAAGGCAAAGTATTAGCCAAAAGAATTTGCGAGCTTGACGGCAAAGCATATGAGGGTTCAGTACTGTCTACTAAGTTAAAAGTATCTGGTGTAGATGTATTTTCGGCTGGAGAAATTTTCGAGGATGAAAAAGCCAAATCAATCAAGGAATTTAATGAATGGAATGGTACTTACAAAAAAGTAATGATTCGAAATGGGAAAATTTCTGGTGCTGTATTATTCGGGGATACAAAGGAAAGCAATAACCTATTGAGCATGATCAATAAAAATGCCGACGTTTCTGAATATTTAAAAGTAGGAACAAGTGGAGAACCCAGTGTTAGTCTTGTCGCGTCGATGTCACATGAAGAAATCGTCTGTGGTTGTAATGGTGTAACGAAGGGCGATATTGTGACGGCTATCGAATCTAATGGTTTAACAAGTATTGAGGAAGTAAAAGGCTGCACAAATGCTTCGAGATCATGCGGGGGATGTAAGCCGTTAGTCGCTGATATTCTCGAGCTGACATTGGGAGCTGAATTCAGTGAATTAAATCAAAAGGAATCCATATGTGCGTGCACCACTTTATCCAGAGATGAGGTTGTTGCTGAAATACGCGAAAAAAATCTGACCCATACTCGGGAAGTCATGAATGTTCTCGGCTGGAATACAAGTGATGGATGTTCGAAGTGTAAACCGGCACTGAACTATTACTTAGGCATGATCCATCCTGTTGAATATGAAGATGAAAAGGAATCCCGCTATGTCAATGAAAGGTTACATGCAAATATTCAAAAGGATGGTACATTTTCTGTTGTGCCAAGAATGTATGGGGGCGTCACTAATCCTGATCAATTACGGAAAATAGCAAATGTGGCCGATAAGTATAATGTTAAGTTACTTAAGGTTACAGGCGGACAAAGAATAGATTTGTTCGGCGTTGATAAAGAAGACCTTCCAAAAGTATGGGCTGACCTGGATATGCCTTCTGGATATGCTTATGGAAAAACCCTTCGAACTGTGAAAACATGTGTGGGTGAAAACTTTTGCCGCTTTGGCACTCAAGATTCAATTGGGCTAGGCATTGCCCTGGAGAAGAAATTTGAACGTGTAGGCACACCGCATAAGGTTAAGATGGCCGTGTCGGCATGTCCTCGTAATTGTGCTGAATCCGGTATCAAAGATCTTGGTGTTGTCGGTGTTGACGGTGCATGGGAAATTTATATCGGCGGCAACGGCGGAACCCATTTAAGAGCTGCTGAATTGTTATGCAAAGTGAAAACAAGTGATGAAGTAATTGAAATTACAGGTGCATACATCCAACATTATCGAGAAACGGCCAATTATTTAGAAAGAACCTCTGTCTGGGTTGAGCGTGTAGGATTCGATACCATAAAGACGATTATTGGTGATAAGCAAAAAAGGATTGAGCTTAATCAACGTTTAGATGAGGCCTTATCGGTATTGCAAGAACCGTGGAAAGAAATCATTGAGAGTAATGCGATCCAAACCGGTTTATTTCAAAAAGTGAAAATTCCAGCTATATCAAATAAATGA
- the nasC gene encoding assimilatory nitrate reductase catalytic subunit NasC — translation MTELLLKYFRTKQQEVQSEKRYDTQCPFCSMQCKMQLLEQTIVTRKKYLTIGKDNPTSEGRLCIKGMNAHQHALHNDRIKYPLLKKNGEFIRISWEEALNHIKENFTKIQAEDGVNALSVYGSASISNEEAYLLGKFARIALKTKYIDYNGRLCMSAAASAASQTFGMDRGLTNSLSEVPFTKCIILAGTNIAECQPTIMPYFEKAKQNGAYIIAVDPRETATTKMADLHLKVKPGMDAALANGLLKVIIEEDFTDEAFIRERANGYNEVKEYVTSLKLEEIAEMTGVPSDQIQKAAAMFGKEESGMIFTARGVEQQTDGSAAVRNFLNILIVTGKIGKVNSGYGAITGQGNGQGAREHGQKADQLPGYRMIENEEHRLHIARIWGIDEADLPRKGVSAYEMIEKINEGEITGMFLMCSNPIVSNPNANFVKKALKKLKFLVAVDMFVSETARLADLILPTSSYLEDEGTMTNLEGRVTLREASFSLPGEVKHDWQIICDIAKALGKGEHFSFQSAKEIFEELRVASRGGTADYYGITYDRLRKEGGILWPCPSIDHKGTKRLFETSFAHPDGKAAMVVVNNVPLVPKEQPCTDFPLYLTTGRIMSHYLTGVQTRKSSSLAARNFESFMEIHPETAKKYHIPDNTLVKIESRRGSIVVRSKWSATIRHDTIFVPFHWADSQNVNHLVSQDLDPTCKMPGFKVSAVKVHPIVELTSN, via the coding sequence TTGACTGAATTATTATTAAAGTATTTCCGCACAAAGCAACAAGAGGTCCAATCAGAAAAACGATATGATACCCAATGTCCATTTTGCAGCATGCAATGTAAGATGCAACTGTTGGAACAAACAATAGTGACAAGAAAAAAGTATTTGACGATCGGAAAAGATAATCCAACCTCAGAGGGTCGCTTATGCATTAAAGGAATGAATGCACACCAACATGCATTGCATAACGACCGAATTAAATACCCATTATTAAAAAAAAATGGTGAATTTATTCGCATATCTTGGGAGGAAGCATTAAATCACATTAAAGAGAATTTCACTAAGATTCAAGCGGAAGATGGTGTAAATGCATTATCTGTTTATGGGAGTGCATCCATTTCAAATGAAGAAGCATATTTGCTTGGTAAATTTGCAAGAATAGCTTTAAAAACAAAGTATATAGATTATAATGGCCGTTTGTGCATGTCCGCAGCAGCTTCGGCGGCAAGCCAAACATTTGGTATGGACAGGGGCCTAACCAACAGCTTATCAGAGGTTCCGTTCACAAAGTGCATTATCTTGGCGGGCACGAATATTGCGGAATGCCAGCCGACAATCATGCCGTACTTTGAGAAGGCGAAACAAAATGGGGCATATATTATTGCTGTAGATCCACGAGAAACAGCAACAACGAAAATGGCCGATTTACATCTAAAAGTAAAACCAGGGATGGATGCCGCCTTGGCAAACGGATTATTGAAAGTGATCATTGAAGAGGATTTTACTGATGAAGCATTTATCCGGGAACGTGCAAATGGCTACAACGAAGTTAAAGAGTATGTTACATCTTTAAAGTTGGAGGAAATTGCAGAAATGACAGGGGTTCCTAGCGACCAAATTCAAAAAGCGGCTGCAATGTTCGGGAAAGAAGAATCAGGAATGATTTTTACAGCAAGGGGCGTTGAACAGCAAACAGATGGTTCAGCTGCCGTTCGTAATTTTCTTAATATTCTTATTGTTACAGGGAAAATCGGAAAAGTGAATTCGGGCTATGGTGCTATTACTGGACAGGGGAATGGGCAGGGAGCAAGAGAGCATGGACAAAAGGCAGACCAACTGCCGGGGTATCGTATGATTGAAAATGAGGAACACAGATTACATATTGCAAGAATATGGGGAATCGATGAGGCTGATTTGCCACGTAAAGGTGTCTCGGCATACGAAATGATAGAGAAGATAAATGAAGGTGAAATTACCGGCATGTTTTTAATGTGTTCCAATCCAATTGTTTCAAATCCCAATGCTAACTTTGTCAAAAAGGCTTTGAAAAAATTAAAGTTTCTTGTCGCAGTAGATATGTTCGTTTCTGAAACTGCTAGATTGGCTGATTTAATTTTACCTACTTCGTCTTATTTAGAGGATGAAGGAACGATGACAAATTTAGAAGGACGGGTAACGTTGCGGGAAGCAAGTTTTTCATTACCTGGGGAAGTGAAGCATGATTGGCAAATCATTTGTGATATAGCAAAAGCTCTTGGAAAAGGGGAGCATTTTTCCTTTCAATCAGCAAAAGAGATTTTTGAAGAATTAAGAGTGGCGAGCCGCGGGGGAACCGCTGATTATTATGGTATAACGTATGATAGATTAAGAAAAGAAGGAGGCATTTTGTGGCCATGTCCATCCATTGACCATAAAGGGACAAAAAGGTTATTCGAAACGTCTTTTGCCCACCCGGATGGAAAGGCGGCCATGGTTGTGGTTAATAATGTGCCTCTTGTTCCAAAAGAACAGCCATGTACGGATTTTCCACTTTATTTAACAACAGGAAGAATCATGTCACATTATTTAACAGGAGTACAAACGAGAAAAAGCTCATCATTAGCCGCAAGAAATTTTGAATCATTTATGGAAATCCATCCGGAAACAGCCAAGAAATATCATATTCCAGACAATACTTTGGTGAAAATCGAATCAAGGCGGGGAAGTATTGTTGTAAGAAGCAAATGGTCAGCAACCATTCGCCATGATACTATATTCGTTCCTTTTCATTGGGCAGACTCACAAAATGTCAATCACCTCGTTTCACAGGATTTAGACCCGACATGCAAAATGCCTGGCTTTAAAGTCAGTGCTGTAAAAGTACATCCTATAGTTGAGTTAACGTCTAATTAA
- a CDS encoding OsmC family protein, producing the protein MKTMITWTGEMAFSGTTPSGHEIKMDAAEEVGGKNSGARPTELLLHSLAGCTGIDIVMILKKMRFETKAFQIEIEGSRSENHPKRFTDFHIHYLLEGDLPEDKVVRAIQLSKNTYCSVYHSLNANIKISYSINGVKGKQGL; encoded by the coding sequence ATGAAGACAATGATTACATGGACAGGGGAAATGGCCTTTTCTGGCACAACTCCGTCGGGACATGAAATAAAGATGGATGCTGCCGAAGAAGTAGGAGGAAAAAATAGTGGAGCAAGACCCACTGAGTTACTTTTGCATTCTCTTGCAGGGTGCACAGGTATTGATATTGTAATGATTTTAAAAAAAATGCGATTTGAAACAAAGGCCTTTCAAATAGAGATAGAAGGGTCAAGATCAGAAAATCACCCTAAACGGTTTACCGATTTTCATATCCACTATTTATTGGAGGGTGATCTGCCTGAAGATAAAGTGGTCCGTGCGATACAATTATCCAAAAATACGTACTGTTCAGTATATCACTCATTAAATGCCAACATTAAAATCAGCTATTCGATAAATGGTGTTAAAGGAAAACAGGGATTATAA
- the cobA gene encoding uroporphyrinogen-III C-methyltransferase, translated as MEKGKVYIVGAGPGDPDLITVKATKCIAEADVILYDRLVNRELLLYGKPDAEYIYCGKAPGKHCVSQEDIHRLLISKSIEGKTIVRLKGGDPFIFGRGGEEAEMLVKHGIQFEIVPGITSGIAAPAYAGIPVTHREWGSSFAIVTGHCVTGKPDNINWHHLTHGVDTIAIYMGIKNLPYICKQLRSCGKKPETAVAVIEQGTTGFQRTFTGTIDSIVAIVTREQVANPAMIVIGEVVKLSEKLSWFSEKTKDKEFA; from the coding sequence ATGGAAAAAGGTAAGGTTTATATTGTTGGTGCTGGACCTGGTGATCCGGACTTAATTACTGTCAAGGCAACCAAATGCATCGCAGAAGCGGATGTCATCTTGTATGATCGATTGGTAAATCGTGAATTGCTTTTATACGGTAAACCTGATGCTGAATACATTTATTGCGGTAAAGCGCCTGGTAAACATTGTGTCTCTCAAGAGGACATTCATCGATTGTTAATTAGTAAATCAATAGAAGGAAAAACGATCGTTCGTCTTAAAGGAGGAGATCCTTTCATCTTTGGACGAGGCGGTGAGGAAGCGGAAATGCTAGTAAAACACGGAATTCAATTTGAAATAGTTCCTGGAATCACATCTGGAATCGCTGCCCCAGCTTATGCAGGAATTCCCGTGACTCACAGGGAATGGGGGAGTTCCTTCGCAATTGTCACAGGACACTGCGTGACCGGCAAACCTGATAACATCAACTGGCATCATTTGACACATGGTGTTGACACCATTGCTATTTATATGGGTATTAAAAACCTTCCTTATATCTGTAAACAATTACGCTCCTGCGGAAAGAAGCCTGAAACTGCAGTTGCTGTCATTGAACAAGGAACGACAGGTTTCCAACGAACTTTTACAGGAACAATCGATTCAATAGTGGCGATCGTTACAAGAGAACAGGTTGCCAATCCCGCCATGATTGTAATAGGAGAAGTGGTGAAGTTATCCGAGAAATTATCATGGTTTTCAGAGAAGACAAAAGATAAGGAGTTCGCGTAG
- a CDS encoding YdeI/OmpD-associated family protein — MTNSRMNPKVDEFLGKAKKWKEEYETLRNIVLDCDLTEEFKWMHPCYTFEKKNIVLIHGFKEYCALLFHKGALLQDTHGILIQQTENVQGARQIRFTNVQEIVATENILKAYIHEAIEVEKAGLEVNYKDNTEFIIPEELQNKFDEIPALKTAFEALTPGRQRAYILHFSQPKQSKTRESRVEKCMQKILNGKGLKD, encoded by the coding sequence ATGACAAATAGTAGAATGAATCCTAAGGTTGATGAATTTTTAGGTAAGGCTAAAAAGTGGAAGGAAGAATATGAGACGTTAAGAAATATCGTTCTTGACTGTGACCTGACCGAAGAATTTAAGTGGATGCATCCCTGTTACACGTTTGAGAAAAAAAACATAGTTTTAATCCATGGATTTAAAGAATATTGTGCACTTCTGTTTCACAAAGGTGCCTTGTTACAGGATACCCATGGGATTCTAATCCAACAAACTGAGAATGTACAGGGGGCGCGCCAGATTCGGTTCACCAATGTTCAAGAAATAGTTGCAACGGAAAACATTCTGAAAGCCTATATCCATGAAGCCATAGAAGTTGAAAAAGCCGGTTTGGAAGTGAATTATAAAGATAATACAGAATTCATAATTCCTGAAGAACTTCAAAATAAATTCGATGAAATCCCTGCCTTGAAAACTGCTTTTGAAGCATTGACCCCGGGACGGCAAAGAGCATACATTCTTCATTTTTCTCAACCCAAACAATCCAAAACTCGAGAGTCAAGAGTTGAAAAATGCATGCAGAAAATTCTCAATGGAAAAGGATTAAAAGATTAG
- a CDS encoding MerR family transcriptional regulator has protein sequence MVRELTGLSDRQIRYYEERKLVFPERSKGGNRKYSFSDVKALVEIADKIEDGVQTNEIRQEKLKENRKIEQEKMRKKMLQGQLNAHFGLRN, from the coding sequence GTGGTCAGAGAATTAACCGGACTATCCGATAGACAAATTCGTTATTATGAAGAAAGAAAACTCGTTTTCCCCGAAAGGTCTAAGGGAGGTAACCGTAAATACTCTTTTTCCGACGTCAAGGCATTAGTGGAAATCGCCGATAAAATAGAGGATGGAGTACAAACCAATGAAATTAGACAAGAAAAATTAAAAGAGAACAGAAAAATTGAACAGGAAAAAATGCGAAAAAAAATGCTGCAGGGTCAATTAAATGCACATTTTGGCTTACGTAATTGA